A genomic segment from Neobacillus sp. YX16 encodes:
- a CDS encoding sugar ABC transporter ATP-binding protein — MTTSPFLTMNNIEKAFNGVPVLKKVSLTVAEGEIHALLGENGAGKSTLMNILGGVHQPDNGSIHINGQDVKMSNPRVSQEQGVSFIHQELNVVADLRVYENMFLGSELRNKVGFLKVEEMCRQTNEILAKLGVDINPKEYVRNLETSYKQLIEISKALLHKSKLIIMDEPTTSLAEHEVKRLFELMRNLKNSGVSIIYISHKLKEIKEVCDTYTVLRDGELVGTGSIENENLDTITKLMVGKSISQERLVQNNSFGPVVLEVKNLTSQGLYKNINFTLRKGEILGFTGLAGDGRTELFESLFGYRKKYTGEIKINNQLVKIDHPRKAVRAGLGLVPKDRKENAIIKDLSVIHNMSLSSIGHFEKSGFIQDRQEREKFYYYKDKLNIKVHNPRITIDKLSGGNQQKVIIAKWLEVDTDIIIFDNPTQGIDVGAKQEIYQQIVSLAEQGKAVIILSSEAPEVQKICHHIYVMYQGEITARFKGEQVTEDEIMSYATGSKREADKIG; from the coding sequence ATGACTACAAGTCCTTTTTTGACAATGAACAACATTGAAAAAGCATTTAACGGTGTCCCTGTATTGAAAAAAGTATCGCTAACCGTCGCAGAGGGCGAAATTCATGCTTTGTTAGGTGAAAATGGTGCCGGAAAATCTACACTGATGAACATTTTAGGTGGTGTTCATCAACCCGACAATGGCTCTATTCACATTAATGGTCAGGATGTAAAAATGTCTAATCCAAGAGTATCTCAGGAACAAGGTGTTAGCTTCATCCATCAAGAGCTTAATGTGGTCGCTGATCTCAGAGTCTATGAAAATATGTTTTTAGGTTCAGAGCTTCGAAATAAAGTAGGATTTCTAAAAGTAGAAGAGATGTGCCGACAAACAAATGAAATCCTAGCAAAACTCGGTGTGGATATCAATCCGAAGGAATATGTAAGAAATCTAGAAACCTCATACAAACAATTAATTGAAATATCAAAGGCGCTTCTACATAAATCAAAACTAATTATTATGGATGAACCTACAACATCACTAGCAGAACATGAAGTCAAACGTTTATTTGAATTAATGAGGAACCTAAAGAATTCTGGAGTGTCTATTATTTATATTTCTCATAAGTTAAAGGAAATTAAGGAAGTTTGCGACACTTATACGGTTTTGCGTGATGGAGAACTTGTTGGGACTGGAAGCATTGAAAATGAGAATTTAGATACGATCACCAAACTTATGGTTGGTAAATCTATTTCTCAAGAAAGATTAGTTCAAAATAATTCGTTTGGACCAGTTGTTTTAGAAGTGAAAAACTTAACGAGTCAAGGATTATATAAAAATATTAACTTCACCCTCAGGAAAGGTGAAATATTAGGCTTTACCGGCTTAGCTGGTGATGGCAGAACAGAGCTTTTTGAAAGCTTATTTGGTTATCGAAAGAAATACACTGGTGAAATAAAAATTAATAACCAGCTGGTGAAAATAGATCATCCACGAAAAGCGGTAAGGGCAGGGTTAGGTCTTGTTCCAAAGGATCGCAAAGAAAATGCAATCATTAAAGATTTAAGCGTTATTCATAATATGAGTTTATCGTCCATCGGACATTTTGAAAAATCGGGCTTTATCCAAGATAGACAGGAAAGGGAGAAATTCTACTATTATAAGGATAAGCTGAACATTAAAGTTCACAATCCACGTATAACGATTGATAAGCTAAGTGGTGGAAATCAACAAAAAGTCATTATTGCTAAATGGCTTGAGGTAGATACAGATATCATTATTTTTGATAATCCAACACAGGGGATTGATGTTGGGGCGAAGCAAGAGATTTATCAGCAAATCGTGTCATTAGCTGAACAAGGAAAAGCTGTTATTATTCTATCCTCAGAGGCACCTGAAGTACAAAAGATTTGTCATCACATCTATGTCATGTACCAAGGGGAAATCACAGCCCGATTTAAGGGAGAACAAGTAACAGAAGATGAGATTATGAGTTATGCAACTGGCTCAAAGAGGGAGGCCGATAAAATTGGCTAA
- a CDS encoding ABC transporter permease — protein MANVNTIKQPNQQTSTTKGRLSWLWSEYSVIIAFLVIFIAAAIMNPRFLDINNQLNILMQVSIIGIVALGMTVVMLSGGIDLSVGSVLVFVGVITVLALNATGSILVAILTALVVGSFAGFLNGLMVAKGRIASFIATLGMMAAARSIALYIAEGGSISGEVSSFTAIANSDLWIFDFPVIIFFAMTALVYILMHKTRFGRYVYALGSNEKAALLSAIRVDRVKMGVYTLVGLLVSVAAIIETSRLNSISSSSSGVQYELDAIAAVIIGGTRMTGGRGKIMGTFFGVLILGILNNMMNLMNVSPHLQGFVKGLIIIIAVVFQKRE, from the coding sequence TTGGCTAATGTAAATACAATCAAACAACCAAATCAGCAAACCTCAACTACAAAAGGTCGCCTCTCTTGGCTATGGTCCGAGTATAGCGTCATTATTGCCTTCTTAGTAATTTTTATTGCTGCAGCGATAATGAATCCTAGATTTTTAGATATCAATAACCAGCTGAATATATTAATGCAAGTTTCGATTATTGGCATTGTAGCTTTAGGTATGACCGTTGTTATGCTTTCTGGCGGAATTGACTTATCGGTTGGATCCGTTCTGGTATTCGTTGGTGTTATAACTGTTTTAGCCTTAAATGCAACTGGCAGCATTTTGGTTGCTATCTTAACGGCATTGGTAGTAGGCTCATTCGCAGGATTCTTAAATGGATTAATGGTAGCAAAAGGGAGAATTGCTTCGTTTATTGCGACCCTGGGAATGATGGCTGCGGCGAGATCGATTGCCCTGTATATTGCAGAAGGAGGCAGTATTTCAGGGGAAGTTTCTAGCTTCACAGCCATTGCAAATAGTGATTTATGGATATTTGACTTTCCTGTTATTATTTTCTTTGCTATGACAGCACTTGTATATATTTTAATGCATAAGACGCGTTTTGGACGTTATGTATATGCCCTCGGCAGTAATGAGAAAGCAGCACTTCTTTCAGCAATCCGAGTAGACCGAGTGAAAATGGGTGTCTATACCTTGGTAGGATTACTTGTGAGTGTAGCAGCAATCATTGAAACCTCTAGATTAAACTCAATTTCTTCTTCAAGTTCAGGCGTTCAATATGAATTAGATGCGATTGCGGCTGTTATCATTGGAGGTACAAGAATGACTGGCGGCCGTGGTAAGATTATGGGTACATTTTTTGGTGTGCTAATCTTAGGTATTTTGAATAATATGATGAACTTAATGAACGTTTCTCCACATCTCCAAGGGTTTGTAAAAGGATTAATTATTATCATCGCAGTAGTATTCCAAAAGAGAGAGTAG
- a CDS encoding Gfo/Idh/MocA family oxidoreductase — translation MGIKAGIIGCGSITKLRHAPEYKANPFVDEIVFYDRNPERAYTLANLFGGCVAQTVEELLEDPEVQVISDCSSNEYHHIYSTKALLNGKHVLCEKPISLTVEQAQEIIEAQKKSGNKLMVDHNQRFTRAHQKAKEIIKNEELGKVLTFKTNFGHSGPEQWGVNKSNSTWFFKKERSSLGVAGDLGIHKIDLIHFLLDDEIEQVSAFQGALDKVDENGHPIEVSDNIVCSLKTKKGRLGNASFSWTYYGEEDNSTIIYFEKGILKIYYNHEYQLEVIHDNGEKVRYQIESIQTNDNQTNSGVIDEFINCVRLNREPLVSGTDALSSLKVIVGIIEAAETNTVVTI, via the coding sequence TTGGGTATAAAAGCAGGTATTATTGGATGCGGCTCCATTACAAAGTTACGGCATGCGCCTGAATATAAAGCCAATCCTTTTGTAGATGAAATTGTTTTTTATGACCGAAATCCAGAAAGAGCGTATACATTAGCAAATCTGTTTGGCGGCTGTGTTGCTCAAACAGTTGAAGAACTGCTAGAGGATCCTGAAGTACAAGTGATTAGTGACTGCTCATCGAATGAGTATCATCACATCTATTCGACGAAAGCCTTGCTGAATGGAAAGCATGTATTATGTGAGAAACCTATTTCATTAACAGTGGAGCAAGCTCAGGAAATTATCGAAGCTCAAAAAAAATCAGGGAATAAATTAATGGTCGATCATAACCAAAGGTTCACAAGGGCTCATCAAAAGGCAAAAGAAATAATTAAAAATGAAGAGCTTGGAAAAGTCCTTACCTTTAAAACAAATTTCGGACACTCTGGACCGGAACAATGGGGTGTCAATAAATCAAACTCTACATGGTTTTTTAAAAAAGAGCGTTCAAGTCTTGGTGTAGCCGGAGATTTAGGGATTCACAAAATTGATTTAATCCATTTCTTACTAGATGACGAAATTGAGCAAGTCAGTGCATTTCAAGGGGCTTTGGATAAAGTAGATGAAAATGGTCATCCGATTGAAGTATCCGACAACATCGTTTGTAGTTTAAAAACGAAAAAAGGACGTTTAGGCAATGCTTCTTTTTCCTGGACCTATTATGGAGAGGAAGATAATAGCACCATCATCTACTTTGAAAAAGGGATTCTAAAAATCTATTACAATCATGAATACCAATTAGAAGTGATTCACGATAATGGTGAGAAGGTCCGTTATCAAATCGAAAGCATCCAAACAAATGATAATCAGACAAATAGTGGTGTCATCGATGAATTTATTAACTGTGTTCGCCTCAACCGAGAACCGTTAGTATCAGGGACTGATGCTCTGTCTTCTTTAAAAGTGATAGTAGGTATTATAGAGGCTGCGGAAACGAATACTGTTGTTACTATATAA
- the cysK gene encoding cysteine synthase A: protein MKLYSSILDLIGKTPIVKLNKLPGPVGGEVYIKLESFNPGGSVKDRASITMIERAEKEGKLIPGKSTVIEPTSGNTGIGIAMVCAVKGYRCIITMPDNATLERVKILKAYGAEVHLTPASLRMQGAIEEANRLAETFNDSFIPMQFENPANADAHRETTAVEILEAFDGNLDALVLTAGTGGTVTGVGEELKKHIPNLKIYVVEPFGSPVLSGGEPGPHKIPGTGPGFIPTILNRSIFDEILLIKDEDAQVTARRLASEEGIFVGASGASSAYFAVEVAKKLPSSARVLCLAPDTGERYLSSDLFLA, encoded by the coding sequence GTGAAACTTTACAGCTCAATTCTTGATTTAATCGGAAAAACTCCGATTGTTAAATTGAATAAATTACCTGGTCCAGTGGGCGGGGAAGTTTACATAAAGTTGGAATCGTTTAACCCTGGAGGAAGTGTAAAAGATCGTGCGTCCATTACTATGATTGAACGTGCAGAAAAAGAGGGAAAGTTAATTCCAGGAAAGAGTACCGTTATCGAGCCGACTTCTGGTAATACTGGTATTGGAATTGCTATGGTATGTGCGGTAAAAGGATATCGTTGTATTATTACGATGCCTGATAATGCGACTCTTGAGCGTGTGAAAATTTTAAAAGCGTATGGGGCGGAAGTTCATTTAACTCCAGCAAGTTTGCGAATGCAAGGAGCGATTGAGGAAGCAAATCGATTGGCTGAAACATTTAATGATAGTTTTATTCCCATGCAATTTGAGAATCCTGCAAATGCCGATGCACATCGTGAAACGACTGCAGTTGAGATTCTAGAAGCTTTTGATGGGAATTTGGACGCTCTTGTGTTGACAGCAGGCACAGGCGGAACGGTAACAGGGGTAGGGGAAGAGTTGAAAAAGCATATTCCAAATTTAAAAATTTATGTAGTAGAACCGTTTGGATCCCCTGTGTTATCAGGCGGTGAACCTGGCCCACATAAAATTCCAGGAACAGGGCCGGGCTTTATACCAACAATTTTAAATCGTTCTATTTTTGATGAGATTTTGCTTATTAAGGATGAAGATGCCCAAGTGACGGCACGCCGGCTTGCTTCAGAAGAAGGGATCTTTGTAGGTGCGTCAGGAGCATCTTCTGCGTATTTTGCTGTCGAGGTAGCCAAAAAACTGCCATCCTCTGCTAGAGTTCTTTGCTTAGCGCCGGACACGGGAGAACGTTATCTGTCCTCTGACTTATTTTTGGCCTGA
- a CDS encoding MFS transporter → MDKQNSRFRWVVFASVLFTYLLMASQRTAPGLITDQVMREFNVTASTIGLLTSIQFFVYTGLQIPMGILADRYGPNFFLIIGAILTGLGTIIYSLGTHEFVLFFARILTGTGDATIWVNMVLILGQWFKVKEFVRLIGFAGMAGSLGFLLATVPFTTWISLLGWRPAFFSVGLLLFLCGILLYFVLIKKTKQLNESAVVKDEIHREKTISLLRRIFSNRQAWALFFCHFGIVGAYVGFIGSWAVPFGMNVYGMTRSDASQLIMVGMIGALMGAPLTSWLSSRLETIKKPYVVVHSTILLCWATFLLFKGNPPLFMLIMLFFIIGFGYGASALTFAVVRQSFPIIDSGVVSGFANTGGFLSAVLLPSIFGMVLDHFQLASGSMGDGYFYGFITPVIFSMIGLIGVSCIKEKRREAEKPKGS, encoded by the coding sequence ATGGACAAACAAAATAGCCGATTTAGATGGGTTGTATTTGCTTCTGTTTTGTTCACTTATTTGTTAATGGCGAGCCAACGAACCGCTCCGGGATTAATCACAGACCAAGTAATGAGGGAGTTTAATGTAACTGCATCAACAATTGGATTACTGACCAGTATTCAATTTTTTGTATACACGGGATTGCAAATTCCGATGGGTATTCTGGCTGATCGGTATGGACCCAACTTTTTTCTTATTATAGGTGCAATCCTTACGGGTTTAGGTACAATTATTTACAGTTTGGGGACGCATGAATTTGTCCTGTTTTTTGCCAGAATACTGACAGGGACAGGGGATGCGACTATTTGGGTTAATATGGTATTGATTCTAGGACAGTGGTTTAAAGTGAAGGAATTTGTACGTTTAATAGGCTTCGCGGGAATGGCCGGAAGTCTTGGATTCCTCTTGGCAACTGTCCCGTTCACCACGTGGATTAGTTTACTAGGCTGGAGGCCAGCATTTTTTTCAGTGGGACTATTATTGTTTCTATGTGGGATCCTCCTTTATTTTGTCCTTATAAAAAAAACAAAACAACTTAATGAATCGGCAGTTGTAAAAGATGAAATTCATCGTGAAAAAACCATCTCATTACTCCGTAGAATTTTTTCGAACCGGCAAGCTTGGGCTTTATTCTTTTGCCATTTTGGAATAGTCGGCGCGTATGTAGGATTTATCGGTTCGTGGGCGGTACCTTTTGGGATGAATGTGTATGGAATGACACGATCAGATGCAAGTCAACTCATTATGGTTGGTATGATTGGGGCACTTATGGGTGCTCCACTGACTAGTTGGCTTTCAAGCCGGTTGGAAACAATTAAAAAGCCATATGTTGTTGTTCATAGCACTATTTTATTGTGTTGGGCAACATTTCTTTTATTTAAAGGGAATCCCCCATTATTCATGCTCATTATGCTGTTTTTCATTATTGGCTTTGGGTATGGAGCAAGTGCCTTAACCTTTGCTGTCGTCCGTCAATCATTTCCTATAATTGATTCTGGCGTTGTCTCTGGGTTTGCGAATACGGGCGGTTTCTTAAGTGCGGTCCTGCTGCCAAGTATTTTTGGAATGGTATTAGATCATTTTCAGCTTGCTTCAGGCAGTATGGGTGATGGATACTTCTACGGTTTCATTACTCCAGTTATCTTTTCTATGATTGGCCTGATTGGGGTAAGTTGTATAAAGGAAAAGCGAAGGGAAGCAGAAAAACCAAAAGGAAGCTGA
- a CDS encoding SprT family zinc-dependent metalloprotease: MIHTYLGQTIRFEVKYKKRTSMSIHIDSNGYVEVHVPKGISDERVILALEGKWDWIQLKLKEMKARSLGPTAKAYEHGESFLYLGNEYPIQITQDTEVQQDYAVFEEEKLHIFVKQLEDEKVKQALKRFYYQQCKMLVEKSIRSFQSNFKVKPRSIRITDNKTNWGTCDSKLQLTFNWKLAMAPQKVIDYVVVHEMCHMVHLNHDRSFWRLVGKIIPDYEEQENWLALSSWKMTV, encoded by the coding sequence ATGATTCATACCTATTTAGGTCAGACAATTAGATTTGAGGTAAAGTATAAAAAGCGTACATCGATGAGCATTCATATAGATAGTAATGGATATGTTGAAGTACACGTTCCTAAGGGGATATCCGATGAACGAGTGATTCTAGCATTAGAGGGAAAATGGGATTGGATTCAGCTAAAGCTAAAAGAAATGAAGGCTAGATCCCTTGGACCAACGGCAAAGGCCTATGAACATGGCGAGAGCTTTCTTTATTTAGGAAATGAATATCCCATTCAGATTACTCAAGATACGGAAGTACAACAAGACTATGCAGTTTTTGAAGAGGAGAAGTTACATATATTTGTGAAACAACTTGAAGATGAAAAAGTAAAACAAGCTTTGAAACGATTTTACTACCAGCAGTGCAAAATGTTAGTAGAAAAGAGTATTCGTTCCTTTCAAAGCAACTTTAAAGTAAAACCACGCTCTATCCGTATTACAGATAATAAGACGAACTGGGGAACCTGTGATTCCAAGCTGCAGTTGACATTTAATTGGAAACTGGCGATGGCACCACAGAAGGTGATTGACTATGTAGTCGTTCACGAAATGTGCCATATGGTCCATCTGAATCATGATCGCTCCTTTTGGCGCCTTGTGGGTAAAATAATCCCAGATTATGAGGAGCAGGAGAACTGGTTAGCTTTATCAAGTTGGAAAATGACTGTTTAA
- a CDS encoding DUF1456 family protein, which produces MKMENNDILIRLRYALDIKNTDMVEIFKLGGIDVTKEDVLKILTKPKDSYDDEDDYYNDSTEDEDYIKCTNSMVESFLNGFITFKRGKQEPRPGQPDIQVNTKSKESVNNMLLKKLKIALALTSEDMLDIFEKAGITVTKGELSAILRKEGHKNYKQCLDKYARNFLKGLAIVYR; this is translated from the coding sequence ATAAAAATGGAGAATAATGATATATTAATTCGATTACGGTATGCACTGGATATAAAAAATACCGATATGGTAGAGATATTTAAACTTGGCGGCATTGATGTAACAAAAGAGGATGTACTCAAAATACTGACAAAACCAAAAGACAGTTACGATGACGAAGATGATTACTATAATGATTCAACAGAAGATGAAGATTACATTAAATGTACGAATAGTATGGTAGAGTCTTTTTTAAATGGTTTTATTACTTTTAAAAGAGGCAAACAAGAACCAAGGCCAGGACAACCTGATATTCAAGTAAACACAAAGAGTAAAGAAAGTGTTAATAATATGCTATTAAAGAAGCTGAAGATAGCGTTGGCATTAACAAGTGAGGATATGCTCGATATATTTGAAAAAGCAGGAATTACCGTAACAAAAGGTGAATTAAGCGCGATATTAAGAAAAGAAGGTCATAAGAATTATAAGCAGTGCCTTGATAAATACGCCAGAAATTTCTTGAAGGGCTTAGCCATTGTATATAGGTGA